One window of the Sphaerochaeta associata genome contains the following:
- a CDS encoding chromosome segregation SMC family protein, which produces MNLEFSDGITSLLGPNGCGKSNIVDAIKWVLGEQSTKTLRAGRMEDVIFNGTDTRKPLQVAEVSLVISNEERHLGIEEAEVEIKRRIFRNGESEYYLNRNRVLLKNIRELFYDTGVGKSAYSILEQGKIDQILSSKPEDRRYIFEEAAGISRFKVQSIEAERKLAKTDENILQVETILKEVKRNYETKKNQAAKAISYRNLKKEQFSLEVDVQLSTLKSYLLLRESKIEQKERHERDYEAQKGSLSNCDQEIEQMQDQLRTLGSERITMQTELQRLDEAIKGKADKLDLLTQRFRDFLQQKDQAASRSQVILEHIERDTSEIDQKLDEMADIDASVVQLEEEMARNQKALDASRAMLLGHNEEIAGLEAKNLRLDETLEELSLRIKELTDIIVIQLEEKLKQSGYNLQKKQAARADLVEGIEHVKKTLEEQMQFLKQLTHTALSSQDLVERQIQFHQSLGIALGRIQTLFQTYEAMQPSFLDELISPEGTISEKHRLDDRMLSIRKQVQSNRERIAYLREENVRLSQEIERYQDSIGDQKVAMNQLLSQKSAAKEWVSKLQRSVTEQEYQYKDALKLAETAQERIYETQEDIRSVEGEVKESKSRIASLNADLKELILVIEEQSNQIRAKQNQKNERYEELQNLRSEKEKLELQIDQLASNVASLYTNFFDNYGKSLKEFEGRMSEETADIPVLKARLDEVRKSIDGMGYINQMAEEEFGEVKEQYDFLTKQLDDLNKAKADLDSVVLQIKSRSEELFLASYKQISQNFQEMFRRLFGGGRAELTLVDPQNVLESGIDILAQPPGKKLTHLALLSGGERSMTAVALLFATYLVKPSPFCILDEIDAALDDRNIGYFLSVLEEFARKSQFIIITHNKHTVMGSQTLLGVTQMEAGVSTMVSYRIGNFKGEQVILNEQQQAVSFDEEGQSLGGS; this is translated from the coding sequence GTGAATTTGGAATTTTCAGATGGAATTACCAGCCTGCTTGGCCCCAATGGATGTGGAAAAAGCAACATTGTCGATGCCATCAAGTGGGTGCTCGGCGAACAATCAACAAAAACACTCCGGGCCGGTCGCATGGAAGATGTCATCTTCAACGGCACCGATACTCGCAAGCCCCTGCAGGTTGCAGAAGTATCCCTGGTCATCTCCAACGAGGAGCGTCACCTTGGTATTGAAGAGGCTGAGGTTGAGATTAAGCGCCGTATTTTCCGTAATGGAGAGAGTGAGTACTATCTGAACCGTAATCGGGTTCTTCTTAAGAACATTCGCGAGCTCTTCTACGACACGGGAGTAGGCAAGAGCGCCTACTCCATCCTGGAACAGGGGAAAATCGACCAGATTCTCTCCTCCAAGCCAGAAGACCGGCGCTATATTTTTGAGGAAGCGGCAGGTATTTCGCGGTTCAAGGTTCAAAGCATCGAAGCCGAGCGAAAATTAGCCAAGACCGATGAGAATATTTTGCAGGTTGAAACAATCCTCAAGGAAGTGAAGCGCAATTACGAGACCAAGAAGAATCAGGCGGCCAAGGCAATCTCCTATCGGAATCTCAAGAAAGAGCAATTCTCCCTCGAAGTCGATGTCCAGCTTTCAACCCTTAAATCGTACTTGTTGCTCAGGGAGAGCAAGATTGAGCAAAAGGAACGCCATGAGCGTGACTATGAAGCTCAGAAAGGCTCGCTCAGCAACTGTGATCAGGAAATCGAGCAGATGCAGGACCAGCTTCGCACTTTGGGGTCCGAACGCATAACAATGCAGACCGAGCTTCAGCGACTGGATGAAGCCATCAAGGGCAAGGCGGATAAGCTGGACTTGTTGACCCAGCGTTTCCGGGATTTTCTGCAGCAAAAGGATCAAGCAGCCTCCAGAAGCCAGGTTATATTGGAGCACATAGAACGCGACACCTCCGAAATCGACCAAAAGTTGGACGAGATGGCCGACATTGATGCATCAGTTGTTCAACTTGAGGAGGAGATGGCACGCAACCAAAAAGCATTGGATGCATCCCGTGCCATGCTCTTGGGCCACAATGAGGAGATTGCCGGTTTGGAGGCGAAGAATCTTCGTCTGGATGAGACTCTTGAGGAACTCTCGCTGAGAATCAAGGAGTTGACCGATATCATCGTCATCCAGCTGGAGGAGAAGCTGAAACAGAGCGGGTACAATTTGCAGAAAAAGCAGGCAGCAAGAGCCGACCTGGTTGAAGGCATCGAGCACGTGAAGAAAACTCTTGAGGAACAGATGCAATTCCTCAAGCAGCTTACTCATACCGCTCTTTCATCGCAGGATCTGGTTGAGCGTCAGATTCAGTTCCACCAAAGCCTGGGGATTGCTCTTGGACGTATACAAACCCTGTTTCAGACGTATGAGGCCATGCAACCGTCCTTCCTTGACGAGCTCATCAGCCCCGAAGGTACGATTTCGGAGAAACATCGTCTGGATGATCGAATGCTTTCCATACGCAAACAGGTGCAGTCGAATCGTGAACGCATCGCCTATCTGCGAGAAGAAAACGTACGGCTTTCCCAGGAGATCGAACGGTACCAAGACTCCATCGGCGACCAGAAGGTTGCCATGAATCAGCTGCTCTCCCAAAAGAGTGCAGCCAAGGAGTGGGTGTCCAAATTGCAGCGCTCGGTCACCGAGCAGGAGTACCAATACAAGGATGCCCTCAAACTGGCTGAAACCGCTCAAGAGAGGATTTATGAGACACAGGAGGATATCCGTAGTGTCGAAGGCGAGGTGAAGGAGAGTAAAAGCCGCATTGCTTCACTGAATGCGGATCTGAAAGAGTTGATTCTGGTCATTGAAGAGCAGAGCAACCAGATCCGTGCAAAGCAAAACCAGAAGAATGAGCGCTATGAAGAGCTTCAGAACCTCAGGTCGGAGAAAGAGAAGCTTGAGCTGCAGATCGACCAGCTTGCAAGCAATGTCGCATCCTTGTACACCAATTTCTTTGACAACTATGGAAAGAGTCTGAAAGAGTTCGAAGGCCGGATGAGCGAGGAAACAGCTGACATTCCCGTTCTCAAGGCCCGTTTGGACGAAGTGAGAAAAAGCATAGATGGGATGGGATACATAAACCAAATGGCGGAGGAGGAGTTCGGCGAGGTCAAGGAGCAGTATGACTTTCTGACCAAACAGCTGGATGACCTGAACAAGGCAAAGGCTGATCTGGATTCTGTGGTGCTTCAGATCAAGAGCCGCAGTGAAGAGCTTTTTCTGGCATCCTACAAGCAGATCAGTCAGAATTTCCAGGAGATGTTCCGTCGATTATTCGGAGGAGGGCGCGCCGAACTGACCCTGGTCGACCCCCAGAATGTCTTGGAGAGCGGAATCGACATTCTTGCACAGCCTCCGGGAAAGAAACTGACACACCTGGCCCTGCTCAGCGGTGGAGAACGATCGATGACCGCCGTCGCACTATTGTTTGCAACCTATTTGGTAAAGCCATCGCCATTCTGTATTCTCGATGAGATCGATGCAGCCCTCGATGACCGGAATATCGGATATTTTCTCTCGGTACTGGAGGAATTCGCCCGAAAGAGCCAATTCATCATCATCACTCACAACAAGCATACCGTCATGGGAAGCCAGACTCTGCTGGGGGTAACCCAGATGGAAGCCGGGGTATCTACGATGGTCAGCTACCGTATCGGAAACTTTAAAGGCGAGCAGGTTATTCTCAACGAGCAGCAACAGGCTGTTTCGTTCGATGAGGAAGGCCAGTCTCTTGGCGGTTCTTGA
- the ffh gene encoding signal recognition particle protein, translated as MFDSISDKFSGIMRTFAGKSKITEKNIQDAVEEIKVALLDADVNLRVVRRFINGTMEEALGEKVLKAVDPGQQFVKIVYDRMVALLGDEENQKLLLKGPDTTTVILMMGLQGSGKTTTSAKLAARLKREGRRPLLVAADLVRPAAILQLQVLGESVGVPVFTLEGEKDPSKVAKAALSQARKDQRDILIVDTSGRMHLDQTLMDEIQKVRDAIKPDETLFVADSMTGQNAVAIAQEFEQKVGISGVILSKFDSDTRGGAALSLRSVVGKPIKFIGVGEKMDDIEPFYPERIASRILGMGDIVSLVEKAQSAIDEKDALRMQEKMAKNTFDLQDYLDQLNNMDKMGSMEQLLEMIPGAKGQISEDDIDKAEIRREKAIILSMTYAERANYHIMGPTRRKRVAAGSGTTVSDVNRLLKKFEKMRLTMKKFAKNKKYQAAMLKQMGM; from the coding sequence ATGTTTGATTCAATAAGCGATAAGTTCTCCGGCATCATGCGAACGTTTGCCGGCAAGTCCAAAATAACCGAGAAGAACATCCAGGATGCCGTTGAAGAAATCAAGGTGGCGCTCCTGGATGCTGACGTGAACCTGCGGGTTGTCAGACGCTTCATCAATGGGACCATGGAAGAAGCTCTCGGGGAGAAAGTCCTCAAGGCCGTCGACCCGGGTCAACAGTTCGTGAAGATCGTCTATGATCGCATGGTTGCCCTGCTCGGGGATGAGGAGAACCAGAAACTCTTACTCAAAGGTCCCGATACCACCACCGTCATATTGATGATGGGTTTGCAGGGCTCTGGCAAGACCACCACCAGTGCAAAGCTGGCAGCCAGGCTCAAGCGAGAGGGCAGGCGTCCCCTGTTGGTTGCAGCCGACTTGGTAAGACCTGCAGCCATCCTGCAATTACAGGTTCTCGGTGAATCTGTCGGTGTACCGGTCTTTACCCTTGAAGGGGAGAAAGACCCGTCCAAGGTTGCAAAGGCAGCCCTTTCCCAGGCAAGGAAAGATCAACGCGACATCCTTATTGTAGATACCAGCGGACGCATGCACCTCGATCAGACTCTCATGGATGAGATCCAGAAGGTCCGTGATGCAATCAAGCCGGATGAAACGCTTTTTGTCGCAGACTCCATGACCGGCCAGAATGCCGTTGCCATCGCCCAGGAATTTGAGCAGAAGGTTGGTATTTCGGGTGTCATCCTCTCCAAGTTCGATAGTGATACCCGCGGTGGTGCCGCACTCTCACTGCGTTCGGTTGTCGGAAAGCCCATCAAATTCATCGGTGTCGGTGAGAAGATGGATGACATCGAGCCGTTCTATCCCGAGCGCATCGCAAGCCGAATCCTTGGCATGGGCGATATCGTCAGCTTGGTGGAAAAGGCACAGAGTGCCATCGACGAAAAAGATGCACTCAGAATGCAGGAGAAGATGGCGAAGAACACCTTCGACCTGCAGGACTACCTTGATCAATTGAACAATATGGACAAGATGGGTTCGATGGAGCAGCTGCTGGAGATGATACCCGGAGCCAAGGGACAGATCAGCGAGGATGACATCGACAAGGCGGAAATTCGCAGGGAGAAAGCAATTATTCTTTCCATGACCTATGCGGAACGTGCGAATTACCATATAATGGGGCCGACCAGACGTAAACGGGTGGCTGCCGGCAGCGGAACCACTGTATCGGATGTAAACCGTTTGCTGAAAAAGTTTGAGAAAATGCGACTTACGATGAAGAAGTTTGCAAAAAATAAAAAATACCAGGCTGCAATGCTGAAACAGATGGGTATGTAG
- the rpsP gene encoding 30S ribosomal protein S16 — MSTSMRLKRFGSKKRPDYRIVVMDSRANTQSRTLDEVGQYHPLAEKDKQVVLQVEKIKEWLVKGAQPSDTVKSLLNRNGVTVTRTVQE; from the coding sequence GTGAGCACAAGCATGAGACTGAAGAGATTTGGCAGCAAGAAGAGACCTGACTACCGTATCGTGGTGATGGACTCCAGGGCTAACACCCAGAGCAGAACCCTCGATGAGGTTGGTCAGTACCACCCCTTGGCCGAGAAGGACAAGCAGGTTGTACTGCAGGTCGAAAAGATTAAGGAATGGCTCGTCAAGGGTGCACAGCCCAGCGATACCGTAAAAAGCCTGCTCAACAGAAATGGTGTAACTGTAACCAGAACTGTCCAGGAATAA
- a CDS encoding KH domain-containing protein has translation MEKDLVEYIVKSLVDVPDEVSINVVEGEKSTILELKVASEDVGKVIGKQGRIAKAIRTILSASATKGGKRAVLEILD, from the coding sequence GTGGAAAAAGATCTTGTTGAATACATTGTAAAGTCACTGGTTGATGTCCCTGACGAAGTCAGCATCAATGTGGTCGAGGGCGAAAAGTCCACGATCCTTGAGCTGAAGGTCGCCAGCGAGGATGTCGGCAAGGTGATCGGCAAGCAAGGCCGCATTGCAAAGGCTATCAGGACAATCCTGAGTGCCTCAGCCACCAAGGGTGGCAAGCGTGCCGTGCTCGAAATTCTGGACTGA
- the rimM gene encoding ribosome maturation factor RimM (Essential for efficient processing of 16S rRNA), which translates to MEELLWTATVKSPFGISGEVKIHPHNDDCSYLGKLKEVILRAKDGAEQRLTIQGFRMMGSQALMKFEGFDDPETARALNGQHLMVERSKAAPLKKGQYYVADLIGCTLVHEGKALAEVVSSMDGAQAVLLEVRTAEDQLYMVPYLKEYIGEVDLQNRTIELKTPWILS; encoded by the coding sequence ATGGAAGAGTTGCTCTGGACTGCTACCGTTAAGAGCCCGTTTGGGATTAGTGGTGAGGTGAAAATTCATCCGCACAATGATGATTGTTCCTACCTTGGAAAACTCAAGGAGGTCATCCTGCGTGCAAAGGATGGTGCAGAGCAGCGCCTCACGATACAAGGTTTCAGGATGATGGGTTCTCAGGCCCTGATGAAGTTCGAGGGATTTGATGATCCTGAAACTGCAAGGGCCCTGAACGGTCAGCACCTGATGGTGGAACGCAGCAAGGCAGCCCCTCTGAAGAAGGGACAGTACTATGTTGCCGACCTTATTGGTTGTACGTTGGTGCATGAAGGCAAGGCTCTTGCAGAAGTGGTCAGCAGTATGGATGGTGCTCAGGCCGTATTGTTGGAAGTTCGTACGGCTGAAGACCAACTCTATATGGTACCCTACCTGAAGGAGTATATTGGAGAGGTTGATCTGCAGAACCGAACGATTGAGTTGAAGACTCCCTGGATTCTCTCGTGA
- the trmD gene encoding tRNA (guanosine(37)-N1)-methyltransferase TrmD: protein MKIQIVTLFPEMVEGFFENSIMRRAVQSGFVEYEIIDFRRFATDKHQSCDDVPYGGGAGMVIKADPLCKALSSIEAQSKRVVYASPSGKRFTQQYAEILSKEDELVFICGHYEGIDQRVIDLYVDDEISIGDYVISSGEVSTLVIVDAVYRLLDGVISSDSLSEESFHDNLLEYPQYTRPETYCSKGVPDVLLSGHHAKIGQWRLQKRLEKTLSHRPDLLETASLDANSRKILNALKEHSAKGTVDDGCY from the coding sequence GTGAAGATTCAGATAGTCACCCTTTTTCCCGAGATGGTGGAGGGGTTCTTCGAAAATTCAATCATGAGGCGGGCTGTGCAAAGCGGCTTTGTGGAGTATGAAATCATTGACTTCCGCCGCTTTGCCACCGATAAGCATCAGAGTTGTGACGATGTACCCTATGGAGGAGGAGCAGGCATGGTGATCAAAGCTGATCCACTGTGCAAGGCACTCTCTTCCATCGAGGCGCAGTCCAAACGGGTCGTGTATGCTTCCCCCTCTGGAAAACGCTTCACCCAGCAGTATGCCGAGATCCTGAGCAAGGAAGACGAATTGGTCTTCATCTGCGGTCATTATGAAGGTATTGACCAACGTGTGATTGACCTATATGTTGATGACGAGATTAGTATCGGGGATTATGTTATCAGCAGCGGGGAAGTCTCCACCTTGGTGATTGTCGACGCAGTCTATCGTCTTCTGGACGGTGTGATATCAAGCGACTCACTTTCGGAGGAGAGTTTTCATGATAATTTGCTCGAATATCCCCAATATACAAGGCCTGAGACCTATTGCTCAAAAGGTGTCCCTGATGTATTATTGAGCGGACATCATGCCAAAATTGGCCAATGGCGACTGCAGAAACGGTTGGAGAAGACTTTGTCACATCGGCCGGATTTGTTGGAGACGGCATCCTTGGATGCGAACTCCAGAAAGATTTTGAATGCATTGAAAGAACATAGTGCGAAGGGGACCGTAGACGATGGATGTTATTAA
- the rplS gene encoding 50S ribosomal protein L19 — MDVIKAIESEQMKENAENFCVGDTVKVFFKIIEGTNERVQVFEGLVIAKNNGGIRRTFVVRKISYGVGVERIFPLHSPRIEKIEVIRKGRVRRAKLYYIRGKVGKKAKVKELIRKKNA; from the coding sequence ATGGATGTTATTAAGGCTATTGAGTCAGAACAGATGAAGGAAAATGCAGAAAATTTCTGCGTTGGCGATACCGTAAAAGTGTTCTTCAAAATTATTGAAGGTACCAATGAGCGTGTTCAGGTTTTCGAAGGCCTGGTTATTGCCAAGAATAATGGTGGAATTCGGAGAACGTTTGTTGTCCGCAAGATTTCCTACGGCGTAGGTGTGGAAAGGATTTTCCCCTTGCACTCCCCCCGTATCGAAAAGATTGAAGTCATCCGCAAGGGCCGTGTCAGAAGAGCGAAGCTCTACTATATCCGTGGCAAGGTCGGCAAGAAGGCCAAGGTCAAGGAACTTATCCGCAAGAAGAACGCCTAA
- the coaD gene encoding pantetheine-phosphate adenylyltransferase has product MSIPSRTAMLPGSFDPPTNGHIDIIERSARLYEKLYVVVADNVQKQCLFTPAERMEMLRQILIDHKNIEVVSYRGLVVDFARDHQVGVMIRGVRALVDFGYEFELAMTNKQLNAALEVLFMPTSPKYFQLRSSAIKEMAAYGADISPMVPPLVVQMMRNRIKLLTL; this is encoded by the coding sequence ATGAGTATTCCCAGCAGGACAGCCATGCTTCCAGGCTCTTTCGATCCCCCGACTAACGGACACATCGACATCATTGAACGCAGTGCCCGTCTGTACGAGAAACTCTATGTCGTAGTAGCGGACAATGTGCAAAAGCAATGTCTGTTCACCCCCGCCGAACGCATGGAGATGCTGCGTCAAATACTTATAGATCATAAGAACATCGAAGTGGTAAGCTATCGCGGCTTGGTTGTAGACTTTGCTCGCGACCATCAGGTAGGGGTTATGATCAGGGGTGTCAGGGCTCTGGTCGACTTCGGCTACGAGTTTGAATTGGCTATGACCAACAAGCAGCTCAACGCAGCCCTGGAAGTCCTGTTCATGCCTACCAGCCCTAAATATTTTCAGCTTAGATCGAGTGCCATCAAGGAGATGGCTGCCTACGGAGCCGATATCAGCCCGATGGTCCCCCCCCTTGTCGTACAAATGATGAGAAATCGAATCAAGTTGTTGACGCTTTAG
- the rpmF gene encoding 50S ribosomal protein L32, producing MATPKYKTSKASAASRKAANMRLAAPTLSQCGTCGNMVLPHRVCPKCGFYRGVQVIELQDK from the coding sequence ATGGCAACACCCAAATATAAGACTTCGAAGGCAAGTGCCGCTTCCAGAAAGGCTGCCAACATGCGTCTTGCTGCCCCCACGCTCTCCCAGTGTGGTACCTGTGGAAATATGGTTCTGCCTCACCGCGTGTGCCCCAAGTGCGGATTCTATCGTGGCGTGCAGGTCATCGAGCTGCAGGACAAATAA
- the acpP gene encoding acyl carrier protein, protein MDSKEVFEKVKSLIAEKLEIDDAKITMEASFRKDLGADSLDTYELVYAIEEELGISIPDEKANEFETVKDAVDFLATQL, encoded by the coding sequence ATGGATAGCAAAGAAGTTTTTGAAAAAGTAAAGTCTTTGATTGCAGAGAAGCTGGAGATCGATGATGCCAAGATCACCATGGAGGCCTCATTCCGAAAGGATCTTGGAGCAGATAGCCTGGATACCTACGAATTGGTGTACGCCATTGAAGAGGAACTTGGAATCTCCATCCCTGATGAGAAGGCCAATGAGTTCGAAACGGTTAAGGATGCTGTAGACTTCCTTGCAACCCAGCTCTAA
- the rnc gene encoding ribonuclease III has product MRAPAISSDRERELLVFIRESHIIISNLELLNLAFTHRSYANETSEMVDNNERLEFLGDSVLGMCVADWLFRNLPAKAEGDFSKIKSVVVSEDSLAMIARKLHVDKYLLIGKGEENTGGRDKKALLADCMEALFAACYLDSGFEAAKSFVMRYLEQQIRAVLDDDYHRDYKTSLQEYMQKRWRKVPSYTLVKKTGPEHDYTFFVEVDVNGKVFGPASGVNKKQAEQMAAKLAYDQLVKPSND; this is encoded by the coding sequence ATGAGAGCTCCCGCCATCTCATCAGATAGAGAGCGGGAGCTTCTTGTATTTATCAGGGAAAGCCACATTATCATCTCGAATCTTGAATTGCTGAATCTGGCCTTTACGCATCGCTCCTATGCCAATGAGACTTCAGAGATGGTAGACAATAATGAACGACTCGAGTTCCTGGGTGACAGCGTGCTTGGCATGTGTGTCGCCGATTGGCTTTTTAGGAATCTTCCTGCAAAAGCCGAGGGGGATTTCTCAAAAATCAAAAGCGTTGTAGTCAGTGAGGACAGTCTTGCGATGATTGCAAGGAAGCTTCATGTCGACAAGTACCTTCTCATCGGAAAGGGTGAGGAGAATACCGGAGGAAGGGACAAGAAGGCCCTGCTCGCCGACTGCATGGAAGCCCTGTTCGCCGCGTGCTATCTGGACAGCGGTTTTGAAGCTGCCAAATCGTTTGTCATGCGGTATCTCGAACAGCAGATCAGGGCGGTGCTCGACGATGATTATCATCGTGACTATAAAACCAGCCTGCAGGAGTACATGCAAAAACGCTGGCGTAAAGTTCCTTCCTACACACTGGTGAAGAAAACCGGGCCGGAACATGACTACACCTTCTTTGTTGAAGTCGATGTAAACGGCAAGGTATTCGGGCCTGCCAGCGGAGTGAACAAGAAACAAGCAGAGCAGATGGCAGCAAAACTCGCCTATGATCAGCTGGTGAAACCCAGCAATGATTGA
- a CDS encoding CCA tRNA nucleotidyltransferase — protein sequence MNVLPIPPVIRRFAQHFANAGFSLYIVGGAVRDHLLGLKSEDHDFTTDALPKEVMKLFKHVIPTGIEHGTVTVHFEKQSFEVTTFRSEAEYLDGRHPSSVSFIPSLEEDLKRRDFTINAFAADCQSGRIIDLHEGRKDLKNRTIRAIGDPRQRFAEDALRILRAARIAAKLNFSIEERTLAAMGEMRENLNKVSAERIRDELFKLVLADHPGRALAYLREQGVLTVILPEFKGSDGLYQGGMHHEDVLSHSISTCQASVMYATSLEVRLASLLHDIGKSEVVVPTDDRNTFNKHDVAGERITQSLLRRLKASNEQVKLVSHLVRHHMFDYQSDWSDSAVRRFITRVGLEFIPQLFQLRIADQIAIHGKADTSLIDELGNRIDAIIEARDALSIKDLAVNGNDLMSLGIPKGQRIGATLTYLLDTVLDDPGQNNREQLLDLAQKYQSLLGFTS from the coding sequence ATGAACGTCCTTCCGATTCCACCTGTCATCCGCAGGTTTGCCCAGCACTTTGCCAATGCAGGATTCTCCCTCTATATTGTGGGAGGAGCTGTACGCGACCATCTCTTGGGCCTGAAAAGCGAGGACCACGATTTTACCACCGACGCCCTGCCGAAAGAAGTGATGAAGCTGTTCAAGCATGTGATACCGACCGGTATCGAACACGGCACGGTTACCGTGCATTTCGAGAAGCAAAGCTTCGAGGTCACAACCTTCCGAAGCGAGGCCGAATACCTTGATGGAAGGCATCCCAGCTCGGTCAGCTTCATCCCAAGTCTTGAGGAAGACCTCAAGCGGCGTGACTTTACGATCAATGCATTTGCAGCCGACTGTCAAAGCGGACGCATCATCGATCTGCATGAAGGAAGAAAGGATCTGAAGAACAGGACGATCAGGGCGATCGGAGACCCCCGGCAGCGTTTTGCAGAGGATGCCCTGAGAATACTGAGGGCCGCCCGTATCGCAGCAAAACTCAACTTCTCCATCGAGGAGCGGACCTTGGCGGCCATGGGAGAAATGCGGGAAAACCTGAATAAGGTGAGTGCAGAGCGTATACGCGATGAACTATTCAAGCTGGTGCTCGCCGACCATCCGGGCAGGGCCCTTGCCTACCTCAGGGAACAAGGCGTTCTTACTGTCATTCTTCCGGAGTTCAAGGGATCCGATGGATTATACCAAGGCGGGATGCACCACGAGGATGTACTTTCCCACTCCATTTCCACCTGTCAGGCCTCGGTGATGTACGCGACATCCTTGGAAGTGAGACTCGCTTCACTGCTGCATGACATCGGCAAGAGCGAAGTGGTTGTCCCAACCGATGACCGCAATACATTCAATAAGCATGACGTTGCAGGTGAGAGAATCACCCAATCCTTGCTCAGACGTTTGAAAGCAAGCAACGAGCAGGTCAAGTTGGTTTCCCATCTGGTCCGCCATCATATGTTTGACTATCAGAGCGACTGGAGCGACAGCGCCGTCCGTCGTTTCATCACCCGTGTCGGCTTGGAGTTCATTCCCCAGCTCTTTCAGCTCAGGATTGCCGACCAAATCGCCATCCACGGCAAAGCCGATACTTCCCTGATTGATGAATTGGGTAATCGCATCGATGCAATCATCGAGGCACGCGACGCCCTGTCGATCAAGGACCTGGCAGTGAATGGAAACGACCTGATGAGCCTGGGAATTCCCAAGGGCCAAAGGATCGGGGCCACCCTCACCTATCTTTTGGATACGGTTCTCGACGACCCCGGACAAAACAACCGTGAACAGCTGCTCGATCTTGCGCAGAAGTATCAATCATTGCTGGGTTTCACCAGCTGA